The Candidatus Tanganyikabacteria bacterium genome contains the following window.
AATCGACCCCCGTCTTGGTGGGTCCCGCCACGTTGCCGGGCTCCGTGGGGGCGATGTCGCCGATCTTCACCGGCGGGCGGGTGCCGTACTTGATGCCGTCGAGATAGATGTCGGCGCCGTTTCCGCCCAGGGCCAGGGGGTAGAAGTTCCCGCTCGACACGTCGCCGGTGCCCTGCTTGACCGTGTAGATCTGGCCCGGCACGAAGGCATCGTCCGGGAGGCCGAACGGCCGCGATCCGTACCGGCGCACCACCCGGCGGGCGGTCGCCGTCACGTCGATCTGGACGGCCGCGAGGCCGAGGACCTTCCCGACCAGGAGGCTCTCGGGCTGCGACCAGGCCACCGTGACGTCGTCGCCGCTCACGCTGACCCTGCCGGTCGTGATGGCGAAGCCGTTCTTGGTGGCCAGATCGCGGGCCGCGGCCTTGGCGGCGGTGACGCCGCCGGTCAGGGAGTACGCCCCGGCCAGGGCTCCCGAGTCGGCCGCGTTCTGCATGAGGCTCTTGCGGAACATCAGGGCGCCCACGTCCCCGGCGAAGAGGGTCATGACCAGCATGCTCGAGGCCAACAGGCCCACGATGACGACGGTCAGCCCGCGCTGTCGCGAGGTTGTCACTGCTTCGCTCCCGCCTTCTCGGCATCGAGCGGATGCCCCTCGGCCCGTACGGGCATGCTGGCGGAAGCGTCGGCCTCCGGCCGCGCCAGGCGCCCGGGATCCGCCTTGGCCTGCTCGATCTTGGCGAGATCGGCCCTGGGTGGCTCGGCCTTGGGCTGCTCGGCCCTTGGCGGCTCCTGGCCGCGGGTGTCCCTGGGCCTCGGTGCCGGGTGGCCCGGCTCCAGGGCCTTCGCGGGCGGCCGGGTGGCCGCCACGAGCTTCGGGCTCACGAAGATGGTGAGCTCGGTGTCTTCCTTCTGCATCCGCGTCGTGCTGAACAGGTAGCCGAGTACCGGGATGTCTCCCAGGAGCGGGAACTTGTCGACCATCTCGGTCTCGGTCGTCTGGGTCAGGCCGCTGATGCCCAGGGCCTCCCCGGGAGCCAGCACGACCTGCGTCTCGGTCCAGCGGGAGCGGAGGCTCGGAAGGGTGAAGCCGGCGATCTTGATGGCATTGTTGAAGTCGAGCTGGCTCACCTCGGGACGGACGCGCATCGTGATGCGGCCGTCCGGGTTGATGAGCGCGCCGACCTCGAGCTTGACGCCGTAGCCGCGCCACAGCACCGTCACCTGCCCGAGCTGCTGGGCGATAGGCACCGGGAACTCGCCGCCGACCAGCACGCTGGCCGACGCGCCGTTGGTGACGACCAGCTTCGGCTCGGCGAGGACCCGCGCCTTCCCCTCGGTGGCCAGGAGCTTGAGCTCGGCGGCCAGGCGATCGAATTGCCCGAAGGACAGGATGTTGCGGGCGCCGAAGGGCGGGCCGGAAGTCTCGGCGAACGCCATCGAGTCCTTGCGGAAGAGGATGTCCCCGGACTTGGTCTCGCGCATCGAGCCCCAGCTCACGCCGGCGTCGTGGCCGTTGGTCTTGATCAGCTCGGCGACCTTGACCTCGACCTCGATTTGCGGGGCCGGCGTCGCCTGCACCAGGTTCACGACCTTGCTCGCGAAGCCCTCGGCGATCTTCCCGGCCAGTTCGACCTGGGACGGGTGGGACACGCGGCCGCTGATGACCAGCCGGTCGTTGGCCATGTCGGCCCGGATCTCGTCGGTCAGGAGCGCCCGCATGAGCGACTGGCGGATGAGCTGGGTGTCGACGTTGACCGTGACGTCGTAGTCGATGCGCGAACCGCCTGCCGTCCACACGTTGACC
Protein-coding sequences here:
- a CDS encoding flp pilus-assembly TadE/G-like family protein, which codes for MTTSRQRGLTVVIVGLLASSMLVMTLFAGDVGALMFRKSLMQNAADSGALAGAYSLTGGVTAAKAAARDLATKNGFAITTGRVSVSGDDVTVAWSQPESLLVGKVLGLAAVQIDVTATARRVVRRYGSRPFGLPDDAFVPGQIYTVKQGTGDVSSGNFYPLALGGNGADIYLDGIKYGTRPPVKIGDIAPTEPGNVAGPTKTGVDYVVSSGIPEIVVPLLKPGAYTTLNGKSAVEVIGLAIFKVKGMSGSAVQAEFVRRITDYSEIPGTLFGSRLIG
- a CDS encoding pilus assembly protein N-terminal domain-containing protein, coding for MKHLHWFLAGSLMLLPLPAVAAPAAAVPTNSSAAVEVDVAKAKVFEAYQKISRVSVADPTIADVTVFSRTGVLILGKRQGSTTVNVWTAGGSRIDYDVTVNVDTQLIRQSLMRALLTDEIRADMANDRLVISGRVSHPSQVELAGKIAEGFASKVVNLVQATPAPQIEVEVKVAELIKTNGHDAGVSWGSMRETKSGDILFRKDSMAFAETSGPPFGARNILSFGQFDRLAAELKLLATEGKARVLAEPKLVVTNGASASVLVGGEFPVPIAQQLGQVTVLWRGYGVKLEVGALINPDGRITMRVRPEVSQLDFNNAIKIAGFTLPSLRSRWTETQVVLAPGEALGISGLTQTTETEMVDKFPLLGDIPVLGYLFSTTRMQKEDTELTIFVSPKLVAATRPPAKALEPGHPAPRPRDTRGQEPPRAEQPKAEPPRADLAKIEQAKADPGRLARPEADASASMPVRAEGHPLDAEKAGAKQ